One Caretta caretta isolate rCarCar2 chromosome 6, rCarCar1.hap1, whole genome shotgun sequence genomic region harbors:
- the LOC142072289 gene encoding olfactory receptor 4S2-like: MEPTHNVTEFILLGLCHNEKLWPVCFIFFLLLYIATLLGNLLIIVTVKSSQYLKSPMYFFLSYLSFVDMCLSSVTAPKLIADFFVERKTISFDGCIAQLFVAHFFGCTEIFVLTVMAYDRYIAICKPLHYTTIMTGCVCGSLVMASWVGGFVHSMVQTVLTIQLPFCGPNEIDHYFCDVHPLLKLACTDTYLVGIMTLANTGLISLTSFVVLVVSYVIILVSLRTRSTEGRRKAISTCASHIAVVIIFFGPCIFMYLRPSTTFSVDKMVAVFYTIVIPFLNPLIYTLRNKEVKKAMRKLGSRKVTLG; encoded by the coding sequence ATGGAGCCCACACACAATGTGACTGAATTCATCCTTTTGGGACTTTGCCACAATGAGAAGTTATGGCCAGTGTGTTTTATATTCTTTTTACTCCTCTATATCGCTACTTTGCTGGGAAATCTTCTCATCATTGTCACTGTAAAGAGCAGCCAGTATCTGAAGTctcccatgtatttcttcctcagCTATCTGTCCTTTGTAGACATGTGCCTTTCCTCTGTCACAGCCCCAAAACTGATTGCAGACTTCTTTGTGGAGAGGAAAACCATCTCCTTTGATGGCTGCATAGCCCAGCTGTTTGTGGCCCATTTCTTTGGGTGCACTGAAATCTTCGTCCTCACAGTGATGGCGTATGATCGTTACATTGCGATCTGCAAACCCCTCCATTACACAACCATCATGACTGGATGTGTTTGTGGCTCCCTTGTGATGGCTTCATGGGTGGGCGGCTTTGTGCATTCCATGGTTCAGACTGTCCTGACCATCCAGTTACCCTTCTGTGGGCCCAATGAGATTGACCACTATTTCTGTGATGTGCACCCTTTGCTGAAACTGGCCTGCACTGACACTTATCTTGTTGGCATCATGACCCTTGCGAATACGGGGTTGATTTCCCTGACCTCTTTTGTTGTGCTGGTTGTGTCCTATGTCATCATCTTAGTCTCCTTGAGAACTCGCTCCACTGAAGGTCGTCGCAAAGCTATTTCCACTTGTGCCTCCCATATTGCTGTAGTGATTATATTTTTTGGGCCATGTATCTTCATGTATTTAAGACCTTCCACCACCTTCTCGGTGGATAAGATGGTCGCGGTGTTCTACACCATTGTCATCCCCTTTCTGAATCCCTTGATCTACACCCTACGCAATAAGGAGGTGAAAAAAGCCATGAGAAAATTAGGGAGCAGAAAAGTGACATTGGGGTGA